A single genomic interval of Mucilaginibacter robiniae harbors:
- a CDS encoding TonB-dependent receptor domain-containing protein yields the protein MNFSLLKRIALVLLLLFAVKVNAQTTASGGTVSGKLIDATTNKALDFATVGLFNKADNTPVKSMQTDLDGNFKLTGIKNGLYLLRISFVSYLTYTKDSITINGSHPSVQLGSIRMREAKSALKEVVVTGQRSQMRITADKKVFNVEQSLVSQGGTATDLLANVPSVQVDVDGNVALRGSSNVRILINGKPSALTGANLSDVLQSIPASSIENIEVITNPSAKYDAEGQSGIINIVLKKNAQLGFNGSVNAGVGNRNTRTGSANLAYQNKAINVYSNYSYRHGDRIGNGTTNTTNYLLDGSKLFQDQVADQKFTFNSHNIRSGIDVNLDQKTTLSFTNNVNIRNIQRYQTGYTEVRNENGSPNQNFTRNNYSKGPGHNLDFNLDLDKKFKKPQEQLTANIGYSTSNNHNTDNLNTDYQYFVPTTSFYNAGQLNNTLGKQHNLNLQADYTLPLSNNNHLELGYRSTFNKNSNNYLVDTLNNILGAYVPSDTLSNDFVYNEQVHAVYGNYQQQLGNFGIQAGLRLEDARIRTTTTSVGQAQVFKQDYFRVYPSVFLTDKLSESQTLQLSYSRRVSRPRDRQISPFLDRSDRQNYQQGNPNLKPEDTHSFELSYINYYKALTLTSSLYYRLTNDNIQQVRGLENSTGTITLTRFENLKSASNAGYELIAKVSPSNKFDLTGNLNVYYRHIQGDTALHVATTSGFSFNGNITGNYKVTSKLGVQLRADYQGHQVMAQGYMKALYGLDGAIRYDVTKTLSFSLNSRDIFNTRKFKSYVLSNDGVLPYYEQNSSRRWATRMVMFSLSYRFGASTQANKRKGNRDQQQDQDVPDEGQASGNQNSNNNGPSTTTGGRGAGTNGIR from the coding sequence ATGAATTTTTCTTTGCTAAAGCGTATAGCTCTTGTACTACTATTACTGTTTGCCGTTAAGGTAAATGCACAAACTACAGCATCGGGCGGTACCGTTTCGGGCAAGTTGATTGATGCAACTACCAACAAAGCGTTGGATTTCGCCACCGTGGGTTTGTTTAACAAAGCAGATAATACCCCGGTAAAAAGTATGCAAACCGATTTGGACGGCAACTTTAAGCTTACCGGTATTAAAAATGGTTTATACCTGTTACGCATTAGCTTTGTAAGCTATCTTACTTACACTAAAGATAGCATCACTATTAATGGTTCTCACCCGTCAGTACAGCTAGGCAGCATCAGGATGCGGGAGGCTAAAAGTGCGTTGAAAGAAGTGGTGGTAACCGGCCAACGCAGCCAAATGCGCATCACCGCTGATAAAAAAGTATTTAATGTTGAACAAAGCCTGGTAAGTCAAGGCGGTACAGCTACCGATTTGCTGGCCAATGTACCATCAGTACAGGTGGATGTAGATGGTAACGTTGCCCTACGTGGTTCCAGCAATGTACGCATTCTGATTAATGGTAAGCCATCGGCCTTAACCGGCGCTAACTTGAGCGATGTACTGCAATCTATCCCGGCCAGTTCTATCGAGAACATTGAAGTAATTACCAATCCATCAGCCAAGTATGATGCGGAAGGCCAATCGGGTATTATCAACATCGTATTAAAAAAGAATGCACAGTTGGGCTTTAATGGTTCGGTAAATGCAGGTGTGGGTAACCGTAATACCCGTACCGGTTCTGCAAACCTGGCTTACCAGAACAAAGCTATTAACGTTTATAGTAATTATAGCTACCGTCATGGCGATCGTATTGGCAATGGCACTACCAATACCACCAACTATTTACTAGATGGCAGTAAATTATTTCAGGATCAGGTAGCCGATCAAAAGTTCACCTTCAACTCGCACAACATACGCAGTGGTATTGATGTGAACCTGGATCAGAAGACCACGTTGAGCTTTACCAACAACGTAAATATCCGGAATATTCAGCGTTACCAAACCGGTTATACTGAGGTACGTAACGAAAATGGCAGCCCTAACCAAAATTTCACCCGTAATAACTATAGCAAAGGCCCTGGCCACAACCTAGATTTTAACTTAGATTTAGATAAGAAATTTAAAAAACCTCAGGAGCAGTTAACTGCCAACATTGGCTACTCAACCAGTAACAACCATAATACGGATAACCTAAATACCGATTACCAGTACTTTGTGCCAACCACCTCTTTTTACAATGCCGGGCAGTTGAATAATACTCTTGGCAAGCAGCACAACTTAAACTTACAGGCTGATTATACCTTGCCTTTAAGCAATAATAACCACCTGGAACTGGGTTACCGTAGCACCTTTAATAAAAACAGTAATAACTATCTGGTTGATACGCTGAACAACATTTTAGGTGCCTATGTACCTTCCGATACCTTGAGCAATGATTTTGTTTACAACGAACAGGTACATGCTGTATATGGCAACTACCAGCAGCAACTGGGCAACTTCGGCATACAAGCTGGTTTACGTTTGGAAGATGCACGAATTAGAACCACTACAACTTCAGTTGGGCAAGCTCAGGTATTTAAGCAAGATTACTTCAGGGTATATCCAAGCGTATTCTTAACCGATAAACTATCAGAAAGCCAAACCTTGCAACTTAGCTATAGCCGCAGGGTAAGCCGCCCGCGCGATCGTCAGATTTCACCTTTCTTGGATCGAAGCGACCGCCAGAACTATCAGCAGGGTAATCCGAACTTAAAGCCAGAAGACACGCACTCTTTTGAATTAAGCTACATCAATTACTATAAAGCGCTTACGTTAACTTCTTCACTATACTACCGCTTAACTAACGACAATATTCAGCAGGTACGCGGCTTAGAAAACAGCACGGGTACTATTACCTTAACCCGGTTTGAAAACCTGAAAAGCGCATCTAACGCCGGCTACGAGTTAATTGCCAAAGTATCGCCTTCTAATAAGTTTGACCTAACCGGTAACTTAAACGTTTACTATCGCCATATTCAAGGCGATACGGCTTTACACGTGGCTACCACATCAGGTTTTTCATTTAATGGCAACATTACCGGTAATTATAAAGTAACCAGCAAACTGGGCGTGCAGTTACGAGCCGATTACCAAGGCCATCAGGTTATGGCACAAGGCTACATGAAAGCTTTATACGGACTAGATGGGGCAATTAGGTATGATGTGACTAAAACACTAAGCTTTAGCCTTAACTCGCGCGATATTTTCAATACCCGTAAATTTAAGTCGTACGTGCTGAGTAATGACGGCGTATTGCCTTACTACGAGCAAAACTCATCACGCCGCTGGGCTACTCGTATGGTCATGTTTTCTCTATCATACCGCTTTGGCGCTTCAACCCAGGCTAACAAACGTAAAGGTAACCGTGACCAGCAGCAAGACCAAGATGTTCCGGATGAAGGCCAAGCCAGTGGAAATCAAAACAGCAACAATAACGGCCCTAGTACCACTACAGGTGGCAGAGGAGCCGGCACCAACGGTATCAGATAA
- a CDS encoding TlpA family protein disulfide reductase, producing the protein MKKLLFILSLVITAGCSRAQNPPNIQKIPAYHILTNDSVYVTQANLKKNMPVVIIYFSPDCSHCQRMMYEMQPKMKELEKAQIVMITFTPYNMIKGFYRDFGLSRYPNVTVGTEGYTYQVQRYFQVKTTPYIAVYNSKGKLVKAFEKAPKVDELIATIKKA; encoded by the coding sequence ATGAAAAAACTACTATTCATATTATCCCTGGTTATTACTGCCGGATGCAGCCGTGCGCAAAACCCACCTAATATTCAAAAAATACCAGCTTATCATATTTTAACTAATGATAGCGTATATGTAACTCAGGCCAACCTGAAAAAGAACATGCCGGTTGTAATAATTTACTTTTCGCCGGATTGCAGCCATTGCCAGCGCATGATGTACGAAATGCAGCCTAAAATGAAAGAGCTGGAAAAAGCACAAATCGTCATGATTACTTTTACGCCCTACAACATGATCAAAGGCTTTTATCGTGATTTTGGCTTATCAAGATACCCGAATGTAACCGTTGGTACCGAGGGCTATACCTACCAGGTACAACGCTACTTTCAGGTTAAAACCACGCCCTACATTGCCGTGTATAATAGCAAAGGCAAGCTGGTAAAAGCCTTTGAAAAAGCGCCCAAAGTAGATGAACTGATAGCTACTATTAAAAAAGCTTAA
- a CDS encoding Gfo/Idh/MocA family oxidoreductase, translated as MSAPVVTGLLAYGMSGRIFHAPFLHTHPGFRLKAVVERHEKKALGTYPDMISYNSVEDLLNDQEIELVVVNTPGFLHYEQAKQALQAGKHVLIEKPATATLAQVLELFDLAKQLDRQVFIYQNRRWDSDFLSVKEIIESGRLGNLIEVHFRYDRYKPVLSPKAFKETANTPANGLVYDLGPHLLDQVISLFGKPVASHKITGIYRDHSVVPDYFSYQLSYPHQLTVYLTSSLLVAQPLPAFVVHGTAGSYIKNRCDTQEAQLDAGLMPTDAGYGQEPANCEGQLTTMDFNNQPQIEAIPSMVGNYTHLFEAVYQTLVHGALYPITAEHIAWQLELLEAKSN; from the coding sequence ATGTCAGCACCTGTTGTTACCGGTTTATTGGCTTATGGCATGTCGGGCCGTATATTCCATGCTCCTTTTTTGCATACCCATCCGGGTTTCCGGTTGAAAGCAGTGGTAGAGCGCCATGAAAAGAAAGCATTGGGCACATACCCAGATATGATCAGCTACAACAGCGTAGAAGATTTACTGAACGATCAGGAAATTGAACTGGTTGTGGTAAACACGCCTGGCTTTTTACACTATGAACAGGCTAAACAAGCTTTACAAGCCGGCAAGCACGTGCTGATTGAAAAGCCTGCTACGGCTACCCTGGCCCAAGTGCTGGAACTGTTTGATTTGGCTAAGCAGCTTGACCGTCAGGTGTTCATTTACCAGAATCGCCGTTGGGACAGTGATTTCCTGTCGGTAAAAGAAATAATTGAGAGCGGACGGTTAGGCAACTTGATAGAAGTACATTTTAGGTATGACCGGTACAAGCCTGTATTAAGCCCGAAAGCGTTCAAAGAAACAGCTAATACACCAGCTAATGGTTTGGTATATGATTTAGGCCCGCATCTGCTCGATCAGGTCATTAGCTTGTTTGGCAAACCAGTAGCCAGCCATAAAATTACTGGCATTTACCGCGACCATTCGGTCGTGCCCGATTACTTTAGTTATCAGCTTAGCTATCCGCACCAGCTTACGGTATATTTAACCTCCAGCTTACTGGTCGCACAACCTTTACCGGCCTTTGTGGTGCATGGTACGGCAGGCAGCTATATTAAAAACCGTTGCGATACGCAAGAAGCCCAGTTAGATGCTGGCCTGATGCCAACTGATGCAGGTTACGGCCAGGAACCAGCCAATTGCGAAGGGCAGCTTACCACGATGGATTTTAACAACCAGCCACAAATTGAAGCTATACCATCTATGGTAGGTAACTACACGCATTTATTTGAAGCCGTGTATCAGACATTGGTACATGGTGCGTTATACCCTATAACAGCCGAACATATAGCCTGGCAACTGGAACTGCTAGAGGCTAAATCTAATTAA